The nucleotide sequence GGCTGCGCTCCACCGCCGTCTGGCTGGTGGTCGGAGGGCGGCGGGTGCGTGTCCCGAGTCCACTCGCTCCGGTCGTCGTCCTGACCGAACGCTGGGACGACCAGCACGAGCACCAGCGGGTGTCCATCACCGTGCATGTGCCGCTGATCGGGCGGATCTACCAGTACCGCGGCCGGTTCCGCTATGCGATCGAGCCGGGCGGTCCGGCGGCGCAGACGCAGGCATCGCGGAACACAGAAGCACCAGAGAAGAGAGAAACGGGGGAGCGGTCGGAGTGAACGAGCGCATCGTCATCGCCGGGGCGTCCGGATTCGTCGGGCAGTACCTGGAGGAGCACTACCGCGCCGCGGGTGCGGAGGTCATCCTGGTCGGCCGCAGCGGGCCCGACGTGCGCTGGGACGACGCCGACGGCCTGCGCAGAGCGGTCACCGGTGCCGACGCGGTGATCAACCTCGCGGGCAAGAGCGTGAACTGCCGCTACGGCGATGCCAACCGGGCCGAGATCTTCCGCTCCCGGCTCGCCACCACGCGGGCGGTTCGAGAGGCGATCGCCGCGAGCGACGCGCCGCCGCCGGTCTGGTTCAACGCCTCCACGGCGACCATCTACCGCCATGCCGAGGACCGCCCCATGACCGAGTCCACCGGCGAGCTGGGCTCCGGCTTCTCGGTCGAGGTCGCGAAGGCATGGGAGCACGAACTGTTCGAGGGCGACCTCCCGGGCACGCGTCGCGTCGCCCTGCGCATGGCCATCGTCCTCGGCGACGGCAGCGCGCTCACACCGCTCGTCAACCTCACCCGTTTCGGACTGGGCGGCCCCCAGGTGGACGGCCGCTGGTTCGCCACGACCGCGCGCCGGAACGCCGGAACGTTCCATGAATTCCGGGCACGCGGCGGACGGCAGCGCTTCAGCTGGGTGCACATCGCCGACGTGCTCGGCGCGATCGAGTTCCTGCGCGGCCGGCCCGACCTGGACGGACCGGTCAACATCGCGGCGCCGCACCCCACCGACAACCGAACGCTGATGGCGCAGCTGCGCCGTCTGCTCGGCCGTCCCATCGGTCTCCCGGCCCACCGGTGGATGCTCGAGCTCGGTTCGATCGCGATCCGCACGGAGACCGAACTGGTGCTGAAGAGCCGCTGGGTCGTGCCCGAACGGCTGCTCGACGCCGGCTACGACTTCGCCTACCCCGACCTCGGGCCGGCGCTGCGCGACATCCTCTCCGACCGCGGCTTGCTGCACGCCTCCGCGGCCGGGTAGACTAGAACGTCACTTGTGTGACATCCCTATCCGCCTGCCGTTCGCGGAAATACATCAGAAGAACAACGCGACCGGCCTGATTCCTGTCCATTACGGAGCACCCACTACATGACAACCGCAACGACCGACAAGGCACCCAAGCAGGTCGCCGTCAACGACATCGGATCTGCTGAGGACTTTCTTGCCGCGGTCGAAAAGACGCTGAAGTTCTTCAACGACGGAGACCTCATCGAAGGCACCGTCGTCAAGATCGACCGCGACGAGGTCCTCCTCGACGTCGGTTACAAGACGGAGGGCGTCATCCCCTCCCGTGAGCTTTCCATCAAGCACGACGTCGACCCCAGCGAGGTCGTCGAGGTCGGCGACACCGTCGAGGCCCTCGTTCTCCAGAAGGAGGACAAGGAGGGTCGCCTCATCCTGTCCAAGAAGCGTGCGCAGTACGAGCGCGCCTGGGGCGATGTGGAGAAGATCAAGGAGGCCGACGGTGTCGTCACCGGTACGGTCATCGAGGTCGTCAAGGGCGGCCTGATCGTCGACATCGGTCTGCGTGGCTTCCTGCCCGCGTCGCTCATCGAGCTGCGCCGCGTCCGCGACCTCACCCCGTACCTGGGTCAGGAGATCGAGGCCAAGATCCTCGAGCTCGACAAGAACCGCAACAACGTGGTGCTGTCGCGCCGCGCGCTGCTGGAGCAGACCCAGTCGGAGTCCCGCACCACGTTCCTCAACAACCTGCACAAGGGCCAGGTCCGCAAGGGCGTCGTCTCGTCGATCGTCAACTTCGGTGCGTTCGTCGACCTCGGCGGCGTCGACGGTCTCGTCCACGTGTCGGAGCTCTCCTGGAAGCACATCGAGCACGCCTCCGAGGTCGTCGAGGTTGGCCAGGAGGTCACCGTCGAGATCCTCGAGGTCGACCTCGACCGCGAGCGCGTCTCGCTGTCGCTCAAGGCGACGCAGGAGGACCCGTGGCAGGTCTTCGCCCGCACCCACGCGATCGGTCAGGTCGCACCGGGTAAGGTCACCAAGCTGGTTCCGTTCGGTGCGTTCGTCCGCGTCGCCGATGGCATCGAGGGCCTCGTGCACATCTCGGAGCTGTCCGGCAAGCACGTCGAGCTGGCCGAGCAGGTCGTCTCGGTGGGCGACGAGGTGTTCGTCAAGGTCATCGACATCGACCTGGAGCGCCGCCGCATCTCGCTGTCGCTCAAGCAGGCGAACGAGGGCGTCGACCCCGAGGGCACCGAGTTCGACCCGGCGCTCTACGGCATGGTCACCGAGTACGACGACCAGGGCAACTACAAGTACCCGGAGGGCTTCGACCCGGAGACCAACGAGTGGAAGGAAGGCTTCGAGTCGCAGCGCGACGAGTGGGAGCAGCAGTACGCTGCCGCCCAGGCTCGTTGGGAGGCGCACAAGCGCCAGGTTGCGAAGGGCCTCGAGGAGGCTGCCGCCGACAGCGGTACGTCGACCTACTCCTCCGACTCCGGCGCCGGCGGAACGCTCGCCGACGACGAGTCGCTCGCGGCACTCCGCGAGAAGCTCAGCTCCAACTCCTGAGTATCTGAGTACGAGCGGCCGGTCCTTCGGGGCCGGCCGCTTCGTCGTTCCCAGCGGCCGACCGCGCCGCGGCTCCGCGCCGGCCTGGCTAGGCTGGGCACGTGCAGCTGATCGGACTCACGGGCGGGATCGCGTCCGGAAAATCGACCATCGCCTCCCGCCTCGCGTCGCACGGCGCCGTCGTGGTGGACGCCGACCGCATCGCCCGCGAGGTGGTGGAGCCGGGAACCCCGGCGCTGGCGGAGATCGCCCGCCGCTTCGGCAACGGCGTCATCGCGCCGGACGGCAGCCTCGACCGCCCAGCCCTCGGTGCGATCGTCTTCGGCGACCCGGAGGCACTGCAAGCTCTCAACGGAATCACCCACCCGGCCGTCCTCCGGGAGTCGACGGCACGGTTCCGGGCGGCCGCCGAGCGCGACCCCGACGCCATCGTCGTCTACGACGTCCCGCTTCTGGTCGAGTCCGCCAACGAGTATCCGTTCGACCGCGTGGTCG is from Leifsonia sp. 466MF and encodes:
- a CDS encoding epimerase; this translates as MNERIVIAGASGFVGQYLEEHYRAAGAEVILVGRSGPDVRWDDADGLRRAVTGADAVINLAGKSVNCRYGDANRAEIFRSRLATTRAVREAIAASDAPPPVWFNASTATIYRHAEDRPMTESTGELGSGFSVEVAKAWEHELFEGDLPGTRRVALRMAIVLGDGSALTPLVNLTRFGLGGPQVDGRWFATTARRNAGTFHEFRARGGRQRFSWVHIADVLGAIEFLRGRPDLDGPVNIAAPHPTDNRTLMAQLRRLLGRPIGLPAHRWMLELGSIAIRTETELVLKSRWVVPERLLDAGYDFAYPDLGPALRDILSDRGLLHASAAG
- the rpsA gene encoding 30S ribosomal protein S1: MTTATTDKAPKQVAVNDIGSAEDFLAAVEKTLKFFNDGDLIEGTVVKIDRDEVLLDVGYKTEGVIPSRELSIKHDVDPSEVVEVGDTVEALVLQKEDKEGRLILSKKRAQYERAWGDVEKIKEADGVVTGTVIEVVKGGLIVDIGLRGFLPASLIELRRVRDLTPYLGQEIEAKILELDKNRNNVVLSRRALLEQTQSESRTTFLNNLHKGQVRKGVVSSIVNFGAFVDLGGVDGLVHVSELSWKHIEHASEVVEVGQEVTVEILEVDLDRERVSLSLKATQEDPWQVFARTHAIGQVAPGKVTKLVPFGAFVRVADGIEGLVHISELSGKHVELAEQVVSVGDEVFVKVIDIDLERRRISLSLKQANEGVDPEGTEFDPALYGMVTEYDDQGNYKYPEGFDPETNEWKEGFESQRDEWEQQYAAAQARWEAHKRQVAKGLEEAAADSGTSTYSSDSGAGGTLADDESLAALREKLSSNS
- the coaE gene encoding dephospho-CoA kinase; this translates as MQLIGLTGGIASGKSTIASRLASHGAVVVDADRIAREVVEPGTPALAEIARRFGNGVIAPDGSLDRPALGAIVFGDPEALQALNGITHPAVLRESTARFRAAAERDPDAIVVYDVPLLVESANEYPFDRVVVAHADEQTRVSRLVELRRMDRAEAERRIRSQASDAERLAVADVVIETGGTLEHTLEQVDALWEELRARP